The following are from one region of the Chloracidobacterium sp. genome:
- the kdsB gene encoding 3-deoxy-manno-octulosonate cytidylyltransferase, producing MEHHGDNPKQNVIAIIPARFASLRLPGKMLLPIAGKPLILHTIERARSAGTVGRVIVATDDERIFEVVTASGTEAVMTAGSHSSGSDRIAEVAENLPERAIVVNVQGDEPVIPPETIDAAVNGLLADDSADLSTTCEPISSVTELLNGNNVKVAVGDNGYAVYFSRSPIPWPREATLRYGGDLNKAIEADPELLSNFRKHTGLYVYRREFLLKFAKMRPTGLERFEMLEQLRALENGARIRVVDAVGTSVGVDTAEDLELVRSLIDLRASEARGHL from the coding sequence GTGGAGCATCACGGGGATAACCCCAAACAAAATGTAATAGCGATCATTCCCGCAAGGTTTGCATCTTTGCGCCTGCCCGGAAAGATGCTTTTGCCGATCGCTGGTAAACCCTTGATCTTACATACGATAGAGCGGGCACGGTCGGCCGGGACCGTGGGCCGTGTGATCGTTGCTACCGACGACGAACGGATATTCGAAGTCGTAACGGCATCGGGTACCGAAGCAGTAATGACTGCAGGATCGCATAGTTCTGGCAGCGACCGGATAGCTGAGGTTGCAGAAAATTTGCCTGAACGTGCCATCGTCGTGAACGTTCAGGGCGACGAACCTGTGATACCACCGGAAACGATCGATGCTGCTGTCAATGGTCTGCTCGCGGACGATTCGGCGGATCTGTCGACTACATGCGAACCGATCTCGAGCGTTACCGAACTGTTGAACGGAAACAACGTGAAAGTAGCGGTGGGCGACAATGGCTACGCCGTATATTTTTCTCGTTCCCCGATACCGTGGCCTCGCGAGGCCACGTTGAGGTATGGCGGTGATTTGAACAAGGCGATCGAGGCAGATCCTGAACTGCTTTCAAATTTTCGAAAACACACCGGACTTTACGTGTATCGGCGGGAGTTTTTGTTAAAGTTCGCAAAAATGCGCCCGACCGGGCTCGAACGGTTCGAGATGCTCGAACAATTGCGGGCTTTGGAAAATGGTGCGAGGATTCGGGTGGTTGATGCGGTCGGTACCTCGGTCGGCGTTGACACAGCAGAGGACCTTGAACTTGTGCGATCGTTGATCGATCTCCGGGCATCCGAAGCCCGTGGTCACCTGTAA
- a CDS encoding CPBP family intramembrane metalloprotease codes for MVAEVFESSSEPIERIDPNDPSWSVWIAFGVWAASVAAIIFVPGLFLLSYLASVGVSLSDSEQLAKFSVTDPMAIIVQIAAVIPAHLFTLALVWVVVTGFNRKPFFESLGWDSAGLKWWHYLAMMGAFVAISLAVVNVVPVKPDDMERIIRSSRTALYLVVVMAVVTAPLVEEVVYRGVLYSAFQKRIGVTAAVALVTFLFTIVHVPQYAENPAKIALLAMLSLALTWLRAFTGSLLPSVVLHTLINASQSALLLVEPYLAERSTIETISFYYR; via the coding sequence ATGGTCGCCGAAGTTTTCGAATCGTCCTCGGAACCTATTGAACGCATTGACCCTAACGACCCATCATGGAGCGTATGGATCGCCTTCGGGGTTTGGGCCGCCAGCGTTGCGGCGATCATCTTCGTTCCCGGCTTGTTTTTGCTTTCGTACTTAGCGTCTGTCGGCGTGAGCCTCTCCGATAGCGAGCAACTGGCGAAATTTTCGGTTACAGATCCTATGGCGATCATAGTTCAGATCGCCGCCGTAATTCCGGCACACCTTTTCACGCTTGCACTCGTATGGGTAGTTGTGACCGGTTTTAACCGAAAGCCATTTTTCGAATCATTGGGTTGGGATTCCGCCGGACTTAAATGGTGGCATTACCTCGCAATGATGGGAGCATTCGTTGCAATTTCACTCGCGGTCGTTAACGTGGTACCCGTGAAGCCGGACGATATGGAGCGAATAATAAGAAGTTCGCGAACTGCTCTTTACCTTGTAGTTGTGATGGCGGTCGTCACGGCTCCGTTGGTCGAGGAAGTTGTTTACCGCGGGGTGCTTTATTCGGCATTTCAGAAGCGGATCGGCGTTACGGCTGCCGTCGCGCTTGTCACATTTTTATTTACAATAGTGCATGTCCCGCAGTATGCCGAAAATCCTGCAAAGATCGCATTGCTTGCGATGTTGAGCCTTGCCTTGACCTGGCTGCGTGCGTTTACCGGAAGTCTCTTGCCCAGCGTTGTTCTTCATACATTGATCAACGCATCACAATCCGCTCTTTTGTTGGTCGAACCCTATTTGGCCGAGCGTTCGACTATTGAAACGATTTCTTTCTATTACCGTTGA
- a CDS encoding NADH-quinone oxidoreductase subunit I, giving the protein MSIISDVIQSTTAVLKGMRRTLSEIPRQKWTVHYPDEPVTVQPRYRGQHLLHVDEAGKEKCVACYLCAAACPSDCIYIEAADDPRPYAERIGRDERYAKVYNIDYGRCIFCGFCVEACPKDAITHGYNFEISVYNRADLLKTKDDLLITKQKQSKNYRVALSDEDVDSEFKVI; this is encoded by the coding sequence ATGTCGATCATTTCAGATGTAATCCAATCAACCACTGCAGTCCTCAAAGGCATGCGGCGGACACTTTCAGAGATCCCTAGGCAGAAGTGGACCGTCCATTACCCGGACGAGCCGGTGACGGTTCAGCCACGTTACCGAGGTCAGCACCTTCTTCATGTCGATGAGGCGGGGAAAGAAAAATGTGTCGCGTGTTATTTATGTGCTGCCGCATGTCCCTCGGATTGTATTTATATCGAAGCGGCTGACGACCCGAGGCCGTATGCCGAACGTATTGGTCGAGATGAACGATATGCCAAAGTCTACAATATCGATTATGGCCGTTGCATCTTTTGCGGGTTTTGTGTCGAGGCGTGCCCGAAAGATGCCATTACGCATGGCTATAATTTCGAGATCTCGGTATATAACCGTGCCGACCTGCTGAAGACGAAAGACGACCTGCTTATCACGAAACAGAAACAGTCCAAAAACTATCGCGTCGCGCTTTCTGACGAAGACGTCGATTCTGAATTCAAGGTCATCTGA
- a CDS encoding FecR domain-containing protein, whose translation MKSTVSRSFALFAALISMAVCSFAQSETISAALGDKYVISAKAGGVNYVEGAVGVVRKSGQSGRLIKGDSLEIGDRVSTGNDGKAEILLNPGSYIRLGGSSAFEFKTTSLDDLQLLVESGSAMLEVHASNDFTVRVQTPDSIFVIVQSGIYRVDVAGKNGRLSVLKGKALVDGSADAEIKKGRQGVLVNGQASIAKFKSSGDDGLEAWSKSRAKEMAKISSSLDPRILRPTLMRSFLGNRWNMFDSFGLWVYDPFRRYHCFLPFGRGWGSPYGYWYGWDIWHYNLPPVIYLPPTQPPSTPNKVSSRVPRSMASEAPPFMKMEGESRGRRVFDNPVDTGAGKESSRTFEPPPVIVSAPVQRSTGQKP comes from the coding sequence ATGAAGTCGACCGTGTCACGTAGTTTTGCATTGTTTGCAGCATTGATATCGATGGCTGTTTGCTCATTTGCACAAAGTGAAACGATCTCGGCGGCTCTAGGCGACAAATACGTCATTTCGGCCAAAGCCGGTGGGGTCAATTACGTCGAGGGGGCCGTCGGTGTCGTACGGAAGTCGGGTCAAAGCGGTCGCCTCATAAAAGGCGACTCACTCGAGATCGGCGACCGTGTTTCGACTGGAAACGACGGGAAGGCCGAAATTCTCCTGAATCCTGGATCTTACATCCGTCTTGGCGGATCATCAGCTTTCGAGTTCAAAACGACCTCGCTTGACGATCTTCAACTGCTCGTAGAAAGCGGTTCCGCGATGCTTGAAGTTCACGCGAGTAACGATTTCACCGTCAGGGTCCAGACACCTGATAGCATATTCGTAATAGTTCAATCGGGAATTTATCGGGTTGACGTTGCCGGCAAAAACGGAAGATTGTCGGTTCTGAAGGGGAAGGCTCTCGTCGATGGTTCAGCCGACGCTGAGATCAAGAAGGGGCGTCAAGGCGTATTGGTTAATGGCCAGGCGTCGATCGCGAAGTTCAAGAGCTCCGGAGACGACGGACTTGAAGCATGGAGCAAGTCGCGTGCGAAAGAAATGGCGAAGATCAGCTCTTCGCTCGACCCGCGTATTTTGAGACCAACCTTGATGCGATCTTTCCTCGGTAACCGATGGAATATGTTCGATTCTTTCGGGTTATGGGTTTACGATCCGTTTCGGCGCTATCACTGCTTCCTTCCGTTTGGACGCGGATGGGGATCGCCATATGGATATTGGTACGGCTGGGACATCTGGCATTACAATCTCCCGCCGGTGATCTATTTGCCGCCGACGCAGCCGCCATCAACGCCGAACAAGGTCAGCAGCAGAGTTCCGCGGTCGATGGCATCAGAAGCTCCGCCGTTCATGAAAATGGAGGGTGAGTCGCGCGGACGCCGTGTTTTCGATAACCCGGTCGATACGGGGGCAGGCAAAGAGTCGTCCCGTACGTTCGAGCCGCCGCCGGTGATCGTCAGTGCGCCTGTGCAGCGCAGCACTGGACAGAAGCCATGA
- a CDS encoding SpoIIE family protein phosphatase, translating into MDQPNPTKPTASHDTSLTVVDKLRMLLDITKKISRSLDLDEVLNLVMETLDSLLPYDAAGIYLIEQSVEDPSHYVLKSKVIRGYDIPFALIEPRLRLGEGFIGHVSQTGSPIISPDVSEDKRYFKARVQTRSEMVAPIISNDKVIGAFDLESDRLNAYNEDDLSILQLLASQVAIIIEKSKLQEQAIEKKRIEAQLEIARQVQLELLPDADPEFSNFDISAYIFPTEEVSGDYYDWVRIFDDQIGIIVADAVGKGIPAALLMSFLRASLRAGVQIGYAPHIALSKVNNLLWDSTEDHQFITAIYGILDGTNRTFVFSNAGHNPPMLIKPNGEFRYVEYGDTPLGMFSDAQYHQHFIRFEQGQVMVIYTDGITEAANEDGEEYGTERFAKSVLECIEMPAKRMIDYIRKGVADFTERKFLDDDGTLFIVKAL; encoded by the coding sequence ATGGATCAGCCAAACCCAACAAAACCTACGGCGTCTCACGACACAAGCTTGACCGTGGTCGATAAGCTGAGGATGCTGCTCGATATCACGAAGAAGATCAGCAGATCGCTCGACCTTGACGAGGTTCTGAACCTCGTGATGGAAACACTCGATTCGCTTCTGCCCTATGACGCGGCGGGAATCTATTTGATAGAGCAATCAGTTGAAGATCCGAGCCATTATGTTCTCAAGTCGAAGGTCATACGAGGTTACGATATCCCATTCGCACTGATCGAGCCGCGGCTGCGCCTTGGTGAGGGGTTCATCGGACACGTCTCGCAAACAGGGAGCCCTATAATTTCGCCCGACGTTAGTGAGGACAAGCGATATTTTAAGGCTCGTGTGCAGACCAGATCGGAAATGGTGGCACCGATAATTTCGAACGATAAGGTAATTGGTGCGTTCGATCTAGAAAGTGACCGACTGAATGCCTACAACGAAGACGATCTTTCGATCCTGCAGCTTCTGGCATCGCAGGTCGCGATCATCATTGAAAAGAGCAAATTGCAGGAACAGGCGATCGAAAAGAAGCGTATCGAGGCACAGCTCGAGATCGCGCGTCAGGTCCAACTTGAACTTCTGCCTGATGCGGACCCTGAATTCTCGAATTTCGATATCAGCGCATATATCTTTCCGACCGAAGAGGTTTCCGGAGATTATTATGATTGGGTCAGGATCTTTGACGATCAGATCGGGATAATTGTTGCAGATGCAGTTGGGAAAGGGATCCCTGCGGCGCTTTTGATGTCGTTTCTTCGTGCGTCGCTTAGGGCCGGAGTTCAGATCGGGTACGCACCGCACATCGCATTATCGAAGGTGAACAACTTGTTATGGGACTCTACAGAAGACCATCAGTTCATCACCGCGATTTACGGTATCCTCGACGGCACAAACAGGACGTTCGTATTCTCGAATGCCGGTCATAATCCGCCAATGCTGATAAAGCCGAATGGTGAATTCAGGTACGTCGAATACGGCGATACACCGCTGGGGATGTTCAGCGACGCTCAATATCATCAGCATTTCATTCGTTTCGAACAAGGCCAGGTAATGGTCATCTATACTGACGGTATCACCGAGGCGGCTAATGAAGATGGCGAGGAATACGGGACCGAGCGCTTTGCGAAGAGCGTGCTCGAATGTATCGAAATGCCTGCAAAACGGATGATCGATTATATAAGAAAGGGTGTGGCCGACTTCACCGAGCGAAAATTTCTCGACGATGACGGGACGCTTTTTATCGTAAAGGCTCTTTGA
- a CDS encoding ImmA/IrrE family metallo-endopeptidase: MILRGKCGLSVPSVVDTDQLPPTQKGRHHELRAQGLRQFAGLRDDTQPLDPFSLARYAKLLVVTFDQVAELSEEARKHLLGEARDKWSGGAASHKLPDGSRLIILNPTHGKNRHNATLMEEISHVFLGHKPSRLAVENRDAQGNSIARDYNAEIEEEAYATGAAALVPFLGLKELIERGLTSAEIASHYRVSRALVEYRMKVSRLWESYKEHVFRSI, translated from the coding sequence ATGATTCTTCGCGGAAAATGCGGGCTCTCAGTACCATCCGTCGTGGATACCGATCAGCTTCCTCCAACCCAAAAAGGCCGTCATCATGAGCTTCGGGCACAGGGACTCCGACAGTTCGCCGGCTTGCGCGACGATACTCAGCCACTTGATCCGTTTTCGCTTGCGAGATACGCCAAACTCCTTGTCGTAACTTTTGATCAAGTCGCCGAACTAAGCGAAGAAGCCCGAAAACACCTATTGGGTGAGGCCCGCGATAAATGGTCCGGCGGTGCCGCGTCACATAAACTGCCTGACGGCAGCAGGCTGATCATTCTCAATCCGACACATGGTAAGAATCGGCATAATGCTACACTTATGGAAGAGATCAGCCATGTCTTTCTTGGTCATAAGCCGAGCCGGCTGGCGGTCGAAAATCGTGATGCACAGGGTAATTCGATCGCCCGCGATTACAATGCCGAGATCGAAGAGGAAGCTTACGCGACAGGGGCCGCGGCGTTGGTTCCGTTTCTTGGGCTCAAAGAGTTGATCGAGCGCGGGTTGACCTCGGCCGAGATAGCCAGCCATTACCGCGTGAGCCGCGCGTTGGTCGAATATCGGATGAAGGTCTCGCGGCTTTGGGAGAGTTACAAAGAACACGTTTTCCGCTCGATTTAG